The stretch of DNA AAAACAGGATCTCTTGATAGGAGATCGCGAGGTGGGTGAACGGATTCAGGTCGAAGTAGTTCTTGTACTCGGGATATTGCTGGTAGGAGTAGATGATGGGTGTGGTGAAGAACCAGAAGGTGAGCAGGTTCGAGACAAGATCTTTGACATCGCGGAAGTGCACGGAAAGTGCGGAAAGCAGCAGTGCGAGCGCCGCCGTAAAAATAAACTGGACGACCAGAGCAACCAGGAACCAGGGAAGTTCAATCCAGTCTGGTGTCACGCCGTAATAGATCATGAAGATGGCCAGAATCGGCAAGCCCAGTAGAAAGTGCGCCATGTTCGAACAGATGGTCACAATCGGAAGAACTTCTGCCGGAAACAACACCTTCTTGATCAGATTGCCGCCGGAGATTAACGACCCGGTCGCCTCGTTCATCGACGACTGAAACCAGGTCCACGGCAGCAGCCCGGTAAACATGAACACGGCGTACGGCTGGATGCCTTGTGTGCGGTTCTCCAGGAGTGTGGCGAACACGAAGCTGTAGATCAGCAACAACATCAGGGGGTTCACAAACGACCAGAAGAACCCCAGCATCGATCCCCGGTACCGCGCCTTCAGATCACGCGCCACCAGACTCTG from Acidobacteriota bacterium encodes:
- a CDS encoding ABC transporter permease is translated as MWHNLGQLLRYRGLIQSLVARDLKARYRGSMLGFFWSFVNPLMLLLIYSFVFATLLENRTQGIQPYAVFMFTGLLPWTWFQSSMNEATGSLISGGNLIKKVLFPAEVLPIVTICSNMAHFLLGLPILAIFMIYYGVTPDWIELPWFLVALVVQFIFTAALALLLSALSVHFRDVKDLVSNLLTFWFFTTPIIYSYQQYPEYKNYFDLNPFTHLAISYQEILFFDGPFGHKWWLLALGGASIILFFAAYWIFDRLRDSFSEAV